One genomic window of Nocardioides daphniae includes the following:
- a CDS encoding DUF3117 domain-containing protein — protein MAAMKPRTGDGPLEVTKEGRGIVMRVPLEGGGRLVVELNAEEAAALGDALKDVVG, from the coding sequence ATGGCGGCCATGAAGCCGAGGACTGGCGACGGACCGTTGGAGGTCACCAAGGAAGGACGCGGCATCGTGATGCGCGTCCCGCTCGAAGGTGGGGGACGTCTTGTCGTCGAGCTCAACGCCGAAGAGGCAGCAGCCCTCGGTGACGCCCTCAAGGACGTCGTCGGCTGA